The Nitrospirota bacterium genome includes the window CAAGACAGGGCTGATGACGAGGTATCCCCTCTCTGCCGTCCAGTCACAGGCCATCCTTGATATGAAACTCCAGAGACTGACCGGGCTGGAGAGGGACAAGATAATTAAGGATTATGAGGATACCATGAACGAGATAGAGAGGCTGAAGGGGATACTCGCAAGTGAAACCCTGGTTAATGACATAATAAGGAACGAGCTCCTTGAGATGAAGGAGAAATACGGTGACGACAGGCGGACCGAGATAATGGCCGCTACCAAAGAGATAACTATTGAAGACCTGATTACTGAAGAGGAGATGGTCATCACCATATCCCACAGGGGATATGTCAAGCGTAACCCCCTCAGTGAATACCGCAGCCAGAGAAGGGGCGGAAAAGGCCTCATCGGGATGGAGACGAGAGAGGAGGATTATGTTGAGCAGCTTTTTATAGGCTCAACACATGACTACATGCTCTTCTTTTCCAACCTCGGCAGGCTTTACTGGCTGAAGATTTACCAGATACCCGAGGCAGGCAGGGCCGCAAGGGGCAAGGCGATCGTAAACCTCCTGCAACTGCAGGAAGGCGAGAGGATCACGACGGCCATTCCCGTAAAAGATTTCAGGGAAGGCTATCTGGTGATGTTTACAAAGAAGGGTACAGTCAAGAAGACACCTCTTCATGACTTCAGCAATCCAAGGGGAAGGGGAATTATCGCAATAACCCTTGATAAGGGGGATGAGCTTATAGCCGTAAAAATGACCTCAGGCATCAATGACCTCCTTATAGGCACGAGAGACGGGCTTGCAGCAAGGTTCAAGGAGGAGGATGTAAGGCCCATGGGGAGGACTGCCAGGGGTGTCAGGGGCATAAGGCTTAGCCCTGATGATGAGGTGGTCTCTGCTGTGGTGGTGCAGGAGAGGACGGCGATACTTACAATTACAGAGCGGGGGTATGGTAAGAGAACAAAGGTTGAGGAATATCCTGCTCATAAACGCGGAGGAAGGGGTGTTATATCCATAAAGGTTACCGACAGGATAGGCCGGGCCGTGGGGCTTCTGCAGGTGAGGGATGATGACGAGATAGTCATGATAACCAATGCAGGGAAGCTGATAAGGACAAGGGCCGGAAATATATCTCTCCTTGGCAGGAATACCCAGGGTGTAAAACTGATGGATGTTGACCCTGATGACAGGATTGTGAGCCTTGGAAGAGTTGCAGAGAAGTGAGAATCTCTGTTCGGTTTGAAGGTAACTAATACTTTTGTTGTTGGAAGGTTTTTGTGATCTCGATCTTCTCTGCGGTAGATTGAAGTACTCCCATGGATTTAGTGAATGAGTTTGTTAAATGCCATAACAGGCCACGACAGGCCTAAAAATATACTCCTTGGCTCGATCGGGACGGCAAGGGTTGCAACTACCTATCTCTTTACCGGCGAGAGCGGTATTGGCAAGAGACTCGCTGCAATTGAATTTGCCGGGGCGATTAACTGTCTCAACCCCATAAAGGTAACCCGCAACCCGCAACCCGCAACTCGCAATCCGAAATCCGAAATCCGCGATCCGAAACCCGAATATCTGGATGCCTGTGACAGTTGCAGCTCCTGCAGGAAATTTTCCTCACTCCTCCATCCGGACCTTAAGGTCGTGGAGGCTGACGGGGGCCTTATAAAGATTGACATTATAAGGGAGGTACAGGAATTTTTGTCTTTTACCCCCTATGAGGGCAGGAAAAAAGTGGTTATAATAGATGGTGCGGAGTGCATGAACCCGTCGGCATCCAATGCATTTCTGAAGACCCTGGAGGAGCCTCCGCCCGACAGTGTGATAGTACTGATAACAATGGCCCCTGACAGGCTGCTGGATACCATCAGGTCAAGGTGTTTTGTGGTGAGGTTTTCGCCCCTGAGCATTGGTGCCTGCAGGGAGGTTATCGGCAGGAAAGTCAGTGGTCTTGATACAGAGACACTGGAGTCCCTGGCGGCGTTTTCAATGGGACGCCCGGGTGTGGCTATCCAGGGAGAGGGGGCTATGGCGAGGGATACGATCAGTAGTATGGTGCGCGGTATTGTAGGGGGGGGGTTGTCTTTTCAATGGAAGGACAGGAGTGATATGGACCAGTGGTTGAACCTCTTCCTGATGGTGCTGAGGGATATGATAGTGATGAAGATAAACCCTGATGACAGGGGATTGCTTATAAACAGATGGCTTGAAAGCGAGATATCCGCAATCAGCAGGAGTATGGAACTGGAAGAGATGCTGAGACTTTATTCCGAGGTTAGTCTCCTGATGGCTCACTTCAGGTTTAACCTGAATACGTCGATAGTGTCGAATTATATAAAGTCGATGTTTGTTAACCGCGTAACATAAATAATTCGCTGCATGGTACGCCGGGGGCGCCGGGGTTTTCTGTGCATTGCGGTAATTTAATTCTGATTTGAGGGAGAGTTATGAGTGTGTCAGTCAATGATAAAGACGAAAATGGAGTGAAGACCCGTCCCGCTGTGGGGGTCAGGTTTAAACCGTGCGGCAAGATATACAGTTTTGACCCCGGAGAGCTTGAGCTGAAGAAGGGCGACAAGGTGGTTGTGGAGTCCATGTTCGGGCTTACGATAGGGACGGTTGTGCAGGAGGTCTCTGAAAATGCACAGACTCAAAAGGGTGATTCCCGGGATGAGGCGAGTGAGAGGAAAGGTCCTGCGGCAAAGCCTCCCAAGGAGCTCAAGCCGGTAGTCAGAAAGGCCACTGAAGAGGACCTCAGTGCCGCGGAGTGCAACAGCGAACTTGAGGCTGAGGCAAGGCGTCACTGCCTTGAGAGGATAGCTGCAAGGGGGCTCCCGATGAAGCTTGTGAGTACAGAGGCTACCCTTGACAGGAAGAGGGTGATCTTTTACTTTACCGCTGACGGCAGGATTGATTTCAGGGAGCTTGTCAAGGACCTTGCGTCCAGGTTCAGAACGCGGATAGAGATGCGGCAGATTGGTGTGAGGGACGAGTCAAAGTTGATCGGCGGCATTGGTGTGTGCGGCAGGGAGTTTTGCTGCCGGTCGTTCCTTACAAGTTTTGCCCCTATCTCGATCCGCATGGCAAAGGAGCAGGAGCTGGTATTGAATGCCGCCAAGCTTTCCGGTGTATGCGGCAGGCTGATGTGCTGCCTTAGCTATGAGTATGATGAGTGGCAGGCAGAGGGGCTTGATGAGGTTGTTCCCGAGGACCCGATGAATGGGTGTCTTTGCGGAGATTGCAACTCAGAGAGTTCGGAGAGTCTTGTGTCATCACTGACGCAGGGGGACAATGCCCCTGCTCCAGAGAAAAAGAGGGAAGAATCCAGGTCTGCAAGGGATAAATCATCCGCCAGTGGCGGGTTTAAGGAGAGAAAAAGGCCTGCCAGGCAAAGAAGGCCGGCATCCAGTGAGAGTGAGCGCGAGGGTGCGGGTAGTGACGGGTCCTCCGGTGCTGATGCAGGTCGTCCCGAGACAGTGGCAGGGGATAAGATATCCGCTGATACCTCCGGGTCTGCAGAAAAGGGTGATATTGAGACGAAGCAGCCTGATGCCTCCCAGGAAGACAAGACCGGGACAGGCAAGAAGAAGAGGCCTTACTTCAGGCACAAGAATAAAAAGAGGAGGAAACACAGGTAGAGATGGATAAGAAATTTTACGTCACCACTCCCATATATTACGTTAACGATATCCCCCATATCGGGCATGCCTATACAACGGTTGCTGCTGATATCCTTGCAAGGTTTAATCGTCTCAGGGGAAAGAGGGTCTTTTTCCTTACAGGTACGGATGAGCATGGACAGAAGGTCCAGAAGGCGGCAGAGGAGAAGGGGCTTACACCGGGCGAACATGCCGATATCATGGTGGAAAATTTTAAAAACCTCTGGGGTAGGCTTGATATATCAAATGACGCATTCATAAGGACAACGGATGAAAGACACAGGGGTGTTGTCCGTGAGATGCTTGAAAAACTCAAGGAAAGAGGCAGGATCGTAAAGAGGGTTTATAAGGGATGGTACTGTACACCGGATGAGAGGTTCTGGACAGAGAAGGAACTTCTTGACGGTAACTGCCCCGAGTGCGGAAGGCCGGTGGAGGAGATAGAGGAGGATAACTATTTTTTTCTCATGTCTGAATACGGGGAAAGGCTTATCAGGCATATAGAGGACAATCCCGGATACATCCTGCCTGAGACGAGGAGAAATGAGGTTATGGGGTTTTTACGCTCCAGGAACCTCGGAGACCTCTGTATATCGCGGCCCAAAAAGAGGCTTCCGTGGGGAATACCCCTTCCCTTTGATGAGGATTACGTGACCTATGTCTGGTTTGATGCCCTTGTTAATTATTATTCTGCAACCCGTTATCTTGCCCCGCCCCTGGAGGCCGAATCCTGGTGGCCTGCTGATCATCACATTGTCGGCAAGGATATACTGACAACCCATGCAGTCTACTGGTCAACCATGCTGATGGCTCTTGATATGCCTTTGCCCGGAAATATATTTGCACACGGCTGGTGGACTGTAAAGGGAAGGAAGATGTCCAAATCCGTCGGAAATGTGGTTGACCCAAACGAAATGATCGAAAAATACGGCCCGGATGCCTTCAGATACTTCCTCTTCAGGGAGGTTCCGTTCGGCCTTGACGGTGATTTTTCCGAGGATGCACTTACTGGCCGCATTAACAGTGACCTTGCAAATGATTTGGGCAATATTTTGAGCCGTACCCTGACCATGATAGAAAAATACAGGGACGGTACAATTCCGGAGGCAATTGACAGCAAGGACAGGGAAGACCTGGAGAAAAGGATCAAGGCGTGGTTTAGCGCAGAATCAACAACCAGTATTTCAAATAGCTTTAGTGATTTTCTGAAAAACCTCCAGTTCCACCATGCACTTGCCCTGTTGTGGAAGGTCCTGAGTGACGTAAACGAATATATACAGCGTGCGGCTCCCTGGAAAGAAAAGGATGAGGGAACCCTGTCCAACACGCTCCATACCATTGCCGAGGCCCTCGGTATGCTCGCCGTCTATCTCTTTCCGTTTATGCCTGCCACGGCTGAGAAGATGTGGGTCCAGCTCGGTATTGACGGCAGGATAGGAGAAAGAAAAGAATTGCCGAAATGGGGAGACCTGCAGGTCAGCGGCAAGAGGGTGAGAAAGGGAGATCATCTGTTTCCAAGGATTGAAAAGCGTAAGGAAGAAAAGAAAGAGGCTGTTCCTGACAAAAAAGCAAAAGAGGAAAAAAGAGAAGACTCAGGTCTTATCTCCATAAACGATTTTGCCAGAGTTGAGCTGAAGGTTGGAAAGATACTCGAGGCCGAGCGTGTCAAGGGCTCAAACAAACTCATAAAACTGCAGGTGGATACCGGAGAGCAGCGGCAGATTGTTGCGGGAATCGGCAAGGTATACAGCCCGGAGCAGCTTGTGGGCAAGAAGATTATCGTGGTTGCAAACCTGAAACCCGCAAAACTCATGGGAATTGAATCGCGGGGTATGCTCCTGGCTGCCAATGACGGGGAGAAGCTTGTCCTTGTAACTCCTGAGGGAGATGTGAGGGTGGGGGCAAGTGTCAAGTAGGGTTTTTAAGGTAATGAATGGCGGAGGGGGTGAGATTCGAACTCACGGAGGCCGTTCAGACCTCAACGGTTTTCAAGACCGTCGCCTTAAACCACTCGGCCACCCCTCCTTGTTAGTCGGATAACCAGATAACAATAAATGAAATTATAACAAAATTGCCAGCTTTTAGTCCTCTTTTCGCTTGCCTTGACAGTGATAAACTTTTGCTGGTATAGTATTTTTATTTTTTTAAAATATATAAATGAGAGGAGTGTGGTCAGTGGATGCCCTCTGTGAGCGTCAGGAAGAACGAGTCCTTCGAACTTGCACTGAAGAGGTTTAAGAAACAGTGCGAGAAAGACGGAATACTCTCGGAGATCAGGAAGCGGGAGCATTATGAAAAGCCGAGCGTCAAGAGGAAGAAAAAGATCCTTGCAGCGCGGAAAAAAGCTCTCAAGAAAATGAGACTGTATCAGGGAAGGTAAATGTCCATACTTGAAAGGATTGACAGCGACCTGAAGGTTGCGATGAAGTCTTCTGAAAAGATCAGGGTTTCAACGCTCAGAATGGTGAAGGCAGCTCTGAAGAATCTCGAAATAGAAAAAGGAGAGCTTTCAGATGACGATGTAATCGGGGTTCTGAGTACCCAGGCAAAACAGAGAAGGGAGTCTATCTCCGAGTTTGAGAAGGGCGGAAGGCAGGACCTTGCAGATCAGGAGAGCGAGGAACTTGCCGTCATCCTGGGTTATCTGCCTGAACAGTTATCGGAGGAGGAACTTACCGGTATAATTCAGGAAACTATAAGGGAGACTGGTGCGTCTTCCCTGAAAGATATGGGCCGGCTCATGAAAAGCCTTATGCCACGGGTAAAAGGCAGGGCTGCCGGCAAGTTGGTAAGTCGGAAGGTGAAGGAATTATTGGGGAATCAATAGTACTATAAGACTTAAAGAATTTGCCTGGACAGGATTAAGTAGCAGGATTAACAGGATGGACATGATAAAACAAAACAGAATTATTTTCGTTGGTTTCATTAAAAAGAAGAAATCCTGTAAATCCCGTTAATCCTGTCTAAAAAACAGTATTTAGTCTTTATTGTTTCCCATCATACAACATAAAAAGGAGAACAGGATGACACTTGGTGAACTATACGAAAAGGCGGTCTCTACCGGTATCGGCAATGACCCCAGGGGCTTGGATATTGTTAATAATGAACTGTCATCTGTCAGTAAAAACTTTGACGAACTCAAAGACAGGGATAAAGAATTTTTTGACAAGGAGACCCTTAAAAACCCTTATGCCGATTCCAGAATACTCTATGGCAATGGTGACGAGGAGATAAAGACAATCCTTGCGGGGATTGATATAGAGGTAGGTGAGGTAGTGCTTGCCGACCAGATGAGGTCAAAGGGAAGGACAATAAGCATGCTGCTCTCTCATCACCCTGAAGGCCGGGCCTATGCCCATCTTTACGATGTCATGAGAATGCAGTCGGATGTGCTCCACAGGTTTGGTGTGCCCATTAATATTGCAGAGGACCTGATGGAGGGGAGGATAAAGGAGGTTGAGAGGAGGCTCATGCCGATCAATCATGCCCGTGCCGTAGATGCCGCGAGACTCCTCGATATACCTTTTATGTGCCTTCATACCCCGGCTGACAATATGGTTGCTTCCTATCTGCAGGGAGTCTTTGACGAGAGAAAGCCTTACAGGATAGAGGATGTAGTTGACCTCCTGCTGGAGGTGCCTGAATACAGGCAGGCCAAAAAGATTGGTGCCGGACCAAAGATACTCATTGGTTCGGAAAAG containing:
- the gyrA gene encoding DNA gyrase subunit A; the protein is MSRVPVSIEEEMKVSYLDYAMSVIIGRALPDVRDGLKPVQRRILYAMFREGLLPAKRYSKCAGVVGEVLKKYHPHGDSAVYDALVRLAQDFNMRNPLIDGQGNFGSIDGDPPAAYRYTEARLAKIAEELLRDIDKETVDFTPNFDETTVEPVVLPTRVPGLLINGSSGIAVGMATNVPPHNLREIIDGLVMLLDKPEATVQDLMTHIKGPDFPTGGMIHGLDGILSAYTHGRGIIRVRACARIERPQKGPEQIIVTEMPYQVNKARLIEKIAELVRHKKIEGISELRDESDRDGIRVVIELKRGEMPQVVLNNLYKQTQMQNTFGIIMLALVGGQPRIMSLKRILTYFIQHRREVILRRTRFELRKAEEKAHILEGLKIALDYLDEIINLIRASRNPQEAKTGLMTRYPLSAVQSQAILDMKLQRLTGLERDKIIKDYEDTMNEIERLKGILASETLVNDIIRNELLEMKEKYGDDRRTEIMAATKEITIEDLITEEEMVITISHRGYVKRNPLSEYRSQRRGGKGLIGMETREEDYVEQLFIGSTHDYMLFFSNLGRLYWLKIYQIPEAGRAARGKAIVNLLQLQEGERITTAIPVKDFREGYLVMFTKKGTVKKTPLHDFSNPRGRGIIAITLDKGDELIAVKMTSGINDLLIGTRDGLAARFKEEDVRPMGRTARGVRGIRLSPDDEVVSAVVVQERTAILTITERGYGKRTKVEEYPAHKRGGRGVISIKVTDRIGRAVGLLQVRDDDEIVMITNAGKLIRTRAGNISLLGRNTQGVKLMDVDPDDRIVSLGRVAEK
- a CDS encoding DNA polymerase III subunit — encoded protein: MSLLNAITGHDRPKNILLGSIGTARVATTYLFTGESGIGKRLAAIEFAGAINCLNPIKVTRNPQPATRNPKSEIRDPKPEYLDACDSCSSCRKFSSLLHPDLKVVEADGGLIKIDIIREVQEFLSFTPYEGRKKVVIIDGAECMNPSASNAFLKTLEEPPPDSVIVLITMAPDRLLDTIRSRCFVVRFSPLSIGACREVIGRKVSGLDTETLESLAAFSMGRPGVAIQGEGAMARDTISSMVRGIVGGGLSFQWKDRSDMDQWLNLFLMVLRDMIVMKINPDDRGLLINRWLESEISAISRSMELEEMLRLYSEVSLLMAHFRFNLNTSIVSNYIKSMFVNRVT
- a CDS encoding stage 0 sporulation family protein; this encodes MSVSVNDKDENGVKTRPAVGVRFKPCGKIYSFDPGELELKKGDKVVVESMFGLTIGTVVQEVSENAQTQKGDSRDEASERKGPAAKPPKELKPVVRKATEEDLSAAECNSELEAEARRHCLERIAARGLPMKLVSTEATLDRKRVIFYFTADGRIDFRELVKDLASRFRTRIEMRQIGVRDESKLIGGIGVCGREFCCRSFLTSFAPISIRMAKEQELVLNAAKLSGVCGRLMCCLSYEYDEWQAEGLDEVVPEDPMNGCLCGDCNSESSESLVSSLTQGDNAPAPEKKREESRSARDKSSASGGFKERKRPARQRRPASSESEREGAGSDGSSGADAGRPETVAGDKISADTSGSAEKGDIETKQPDASQEDKTGTGKKKRPYFRHKNKKRRKHR
- the metG gene encoding methionine--tRNA ligase — translated: MDKKFYVTTPIYYVNDIPHIGHAYTTVAADILARFNRLRGKRVFFLTGTDEHGQKVQKAAEEKGLTPGEHADIMVENFKNLWGRLDISNDAFIRTTDERHRGVVREMLEKLKERGRIVKRVYKGWYCTPDERFWTEKELLDGNCPECGRPVEEIEEDNYFFLMSEYGERLIRHIEDNPGYILPETRRNEVMGFLRSRNLGDLCISRPKKRLPWGIPLPFDEDYVTYVWFDALVNYYSATRYLAPPLEAESWWPADHHIVGKDILTTHAVYWSTMLMALDMPLPGNIFAHGWWTVKGRKMSKSVGNVVDPNEMIEKYGPDAFRYFLFREVPFGLDGDFSEDALTGRINSDLANDLGNILSRTLTMIEKYRDGTIPEAIDSKDREDLEKRIKAWFSAESTTSISNSFSDFLKNLQFHHALALLWKVLSDVNEYIQRAAPWKEKDEGTLSNTLHTIAEALGMLAVYLFPFMPATAEKMWVQLGIDGRIGERKELPKWGDLQVSGKRVRKGDHLFPRIEKRKEEKKEAVPDKKAKEEKREDSGLISINDFARVELKVGKILEAERVKGSNKLIKLQVDTGEQRQIVAGIGKVYSPEQLVGKKIIVVANLKPAKLMGIESRGMLLAANDGEKLVLVTPEGDVRVGASVK
- the rpsU gene encoding 30S ribosomal protein S21, which translates into the protein MPSVSVRKNESFELALKRFKKQCEKDGILSEIRKREHYEKPSVKRKKKILAARKKALKKMRLYQGR
- a CDS encoding GatB/YqeY domain-containing protein; the encoded protein is MSILERIDSDLKVAMKSSEKIRVSTLRMVKAALKNLEIEKGELSDDDVIGVLSTQAKQRRESISEFEKGGRQDLADQESEELAVILGYLPEQLSEEELTGIIQETIRETGASSLKDMGRLMKSLMPRVKGRAAGKLVSRKVKELLGNQ
- a CDS encoding NGG1p interacting factor NIF3, encoding MTLGELYEKAVSTGIGNDPRGLDIVNNELSSVSKNFDELKDRDKEFFDKETLKNPYADSRILYGNGDEEIKTILAGIDIEVGEVVLADQMRSKGRTISMLLSHHPEGRAYAHLYDVMRMQSDVLHRFGVPINIAEDLMEGRIKEVERRLMPINHARAVDAARLLDIPFMCLHTPADNMVASYLQGVFDERKPYRIEDVVDLLLEVPEYRQAKKIGAGPKILIGSEKRKAGKIFVDMTGGTEGAKKIFSSLTAGGVSTIVAMHLSEDHRKEAEKNHLNVVIAGHIASDNVGVNLLLDKILDDTIEVIECSGFSRVRR